Proteins encoded together in one Microcebus murinus isolate Inina chromosome 18, M.murinus_Inina_mat1.0, whole genome shotgun sequence window:
- the PGAP3 gene encoding GPI-specific phospholipase A2-like PGAP3 — translation MAGRAARLVLLAGAAAIASGSQGDREPVYRDCVLQCEERNCSGGALKHFRSRQPIYMSLAGWTCPDDCKYECMWVTVGLYLQEGHKVPQFHGKWPFSRFLFFQEPASAVASFLNGLASLVMLCRYRTSVPASSPMYHTCVAFAWVSLNAWFWSTVFHTRDTNLTEKMDYFCASTVILHSVYLCCVRTVGLQRPAVASAFRALLLLMLTAHISYLSLIRFDYGYNLAANVAIGLVNMVWWLAWCLRNQRRLPHVRKCVAVVLLLQGLSLLELLDFPPLFWVLDAHAIWHISTIPVHVLFFSFLEDDSLYLLKESEAKFKLD, via the exons ATGGCCGGCCGGGCGGCGCGGCTGGTGCTGCTAGCTGGGGCAGCCGCAATAGCGAGCGGCTCCCAGGGCGACCGTGAGCCGGTGTACCGCGACTGCGTACTCCAGTGCGAAGAGCGGAACTGCTCGGGGGGCGCTCTGAAGCACTTCCGCTCCCGCCAGCCAATCTACATGAGTCTAGCAG GCTGGACCTGTCCGGACGACTGTAAGTATGAGTGCATGTGGGTCACCGTTGGCCTCTACCTCCAGGAAGGTCACAAAGTGCCTCAGTTCCATGGCAAG TGGCCCTTCTCCCGGTTCCTGTTCTTTCAAGAGCCGGCTTCTGCCGTGGCCTCTTTTCTCAACGGCCTGGCCAGCCTGGTGATGCTCTGCCGCTACCGTACCTCTGTGCCAGCCTCCTCCCCCATGTACCACACCTGTGTGGCCTTCGCCTGG GTGTCCCTCAACGCTTGGTTCTGGTCCACCGTCTTCCACACCAGGGACACCAACCTCACAGAG AAAATGGACTACTTCTGTGCCTCCACCGTCATCCTGCACTCAGTGTATCTGTGCTGTGTCAG GACCGTGGGGCTACAGCGCCCGGCTGTGGCCAGTGCCTTCCGGGCCCTCCTGCTGCTAATGCTGACCGCGCACATCTCCTACCTGAGCCTCATCCGCTTCGACTATGGCTACAACCTGGCAGCCAACGTGGCTATTG GCCTGGTGAACATGGTGTGGTGGCTGGCCTGGTGCCTGCGGAACCAGCGACGGCTGCCTCACGTGCGCAAGTGCGTGGCAGTGGTCTTGCTGCTACAGGGGCTGTCCCTGCTTGAGCTGCTCGACTTCCCACCTCTCTTCTGGGTCCTGGACGCCCATGCCATCTGGCACATCAGCACCATCCCTGTCCACGTCCTCTTCTTCAG CTTTCTGGAAGATGACAGCCTGTACCTGCTGAAGGAATCGGAGGCCAAGTTCAAGCTGGACTGA